One segment of Belonocnema kinseyi isolate 2016_QV_RU_SX_M_011 chromosome 7, B_treatae_v1, whole genome shotgun sequence DNA contains the following:
- the LOC117176913 gene encoding uncharacterized protein LOC117176913 — translation MKIVYGLVFTLVVIFIFMELSSQSSIRDELMMSSKIGDSSGKNIDDSPRRAHQTLQHLTTKDFFEFPRGCNLYYATEYVNYTQNGEVIVKSLELIPFNVRYKVQKNEFNWIFGFLKDEYLERLFLEGKLATISAKFPHRSRFLTKSEIRFLIDYPNGLTPL, via the exons ATGAAGATCGTTTATGGCCTTGTCTTTACCTTGGTAGTCATCTTTATTTTTAtgg aattaagttcgcagtctAGCATAAGAGACGAACTTATGATGAGTAGTAAGATTGGCGACTCTTCTGGAAAAAATATCGATGATAGTCCACGCAGAGCGCATCAGACTTTGCAGCACCTAACCACAAAAGACTTTTTCGAGTTCCCTCGTGGTTGCAATCTTTACTACGCTACAGAATACGTCAACTACACACAAAATGGCGAAGTCATAGTCAAATCTTTAGAACTTATACCATTCAACGTCCGATACAAGGTACAAAAAAACGAGTTCAATTGGATCTTTGGATTCCTTAAAGACGAATAtcttgaaagattatttttagaAGGAAAACTTGCGACAATTAGTGCAAAATTTCCACACCGTTCGAGGTTCCTTACTAAATCAGAAATTCGCTTTTTGATTGATTATCCAAATGGTCTAACGCCCTTGTAA